In Nocardioides dokdonensis FR1436, the following are encoded in one genomic region:
- a CDS encoding M23 family metallopeptidase has translation MRKAVLSGVLAFTLGPAAFLLALGALLNPAAQASCLPTTSSAFGNVRNTPALIPATSHVVMPLPAGTWVKTSGFGIRVHPVTGETKLHTGVDLAAPTGTHILAAADGRVVFAGAASGYGNLILIEHNVGGRTVTTGYAHMYADGIHVEVGQSVTAGEYIADVGVAGYLTGPHLHFEVRPGGTDGAPIDPEPWLASHGAVDIEAGTDPASAGCAASGGQASSFNGDDAGNLVDDPTTDGEITERTAHILAQIRANFPESSWACWSPRPGQPSEHSLGRACDGTFGNALGTAATGHALDYGWQVTNWVKDNARTLGVEYVIWQGRIWSVARADEGWRKYDGGGMHDPNSVTGGHYDHLHWTAKPLPRKLHLTEDSYGRCKRER, from the coding sequence ATGCGCAAGGCAGTCCTCAGCGGCGTACTGGCGTTCACCCTCGGTCCAGCCGCCTTCCTTCTCGCACTCGGTGCCCTGCTCAATCCCGCCGCCCAGGCCTCCTGCCTGCCGACGACGAGCAGTGCTTTCGGCAACGTCAGAAACACGCCTGCCCTGATCCCAGCGACCTCCCACGTGGTCATGCCGTTGCCGGCCGGCACGTGGGTCAAGACGAGTGGTTTCGGTATCCGGGTTCACCCAGTCACCGGCGAGACGAAGCTCCACACGGGGGTTGACCTCGCGGCACCGACGGGAACGCACATCCTCGCCGCTGCCGACGGGCGCGTTGTGTTCGCCGGTGCTGCCAGCGGATACGGGAACCTGATTCTCATCGAACACAACGTTGGCGGCAGGACCGTCACCACCGGATACGCGCACATGTACGCCGATGGGATTCACGTCGAGGTCGGACAGTCCGTGACGGCTGGCGAGTACATCGCCGACGTCGGCGTGGCTGGCTACTTGACCGGTCCGCATCTCCACTTCGAGGTTAGGCCCGGCGGCACGGACGGCGCACCAATCGACCCGGAGCCGTGGCTCGCGAGCCACGGAGCGGTCGACATCGAAGCCGGCACCGACCCTGCCTCCGCGGGATGTGCAGCCTCTGGTGGCCAGGCATCGTCGTTCAACGGCGACGACGCGGGAAACCTCGTCGACGACCCGACGACCGACGGCGAGATCACCGAGCGAACCGCCCACATCCTCGCCCAGATCCGGGCCAACTTCCCGGAGAGTTCGTGGGCCTGCTGGTCACCACGGCCAGGCCAGCCTTCGGAGCACTCGCTCGGCCGTGCTTGCGACGGCACCTTCGGCAACGCCCTTGGCACAGCCGCGACTGGTCACGCCCTCGACTATGGCTGGCAGGTCACCAACTGGGTGAAGGACAACGCGAGAACCCTGGGCGTTGAGTACGTCATCTGGCAGGGCCGGATCTGGTCAGTCGCTCGCGCCGACGAAGGCTGGAGGAAGTACGACGGCGGCGGGATGCACGACCCCAACAGCGTCACCGGCGGCCACTACGACCATCTGCATTGGACGGCCAAGCCGTTACCTCGGAAATTACATCTAACGGAAGATTCTTACGGTAGATGTAAGCGTGAACGGTGA
- a CDS encoding ParB N-terminal domain-containing protein has product MSESRGRAELQRSIESIQVGARHRRDPGDLDQLKKSLERFGLLQPITITTDGFLICGFRRLEAARQLGWSNVRVWVRSGLSDELTLLLAERDDNLTHKPLTTYEAAQLYKEMVALLEEDAARRQEATQFNGPRGDGDTQDGAADSAAPCPRGHGDGRRRAAEMVTGSASYTRLNQILAMERVAADRDLSAGVRQVAADELERIRNGGPVDPGYQRVRAVVEAAERRMDSPDVDVDAEADAKRARDDADRLRRMRENRARRAAAAANAKRSVKSFAMVWREMDGWSKHYDVHQVATELSAEDWATFNQVLEETTTFARTVEAERALAPA; this is encoded by the coding sequence ATGTCTGAGTCACGCGGTCGCGCCGAGCTCCAGCGAAGCATCGAGTCCATTCAAGTTGGCGCGCGCCACCGGCGCGATCCCGGCGACCTCGATCAATTGAAGAAGTCTCTCGAACGCTTCGGCCTCCTCCAGCCGATCACGATCACGACTGACGGCTTCCTGATCTGCGGGTTCCGCCGGCTCGAAGCAGCCCGACAGCTCGGATGGAGCAATGTCCGCGTCTGGGTGCGGTCGGGGCTCAGCGACGAGCTGACTCTCTTGCTCGCCGAGCGCGACGACAACCTGACCCACAAGCCGCTGACGACGTACGAAGCGGCGCAGCTCTACAAGGAGATGGTGGCCCTTCTCGAAGAGGACGCAGCGCGTCGGCAGGAGGCCACTCAGTTCAACGGCCCCCGCGGTGACGGTGACACGCAGGACGGTGCCGCCGATTCGGCGGCACCGTGCCCCCGGGGTCATGGCGACGGGCGACGACGGGCTGCCGAGATGGTCACCGGCTCCGCTTCGTACACGCGACTGAACCAGATCCTCGCGATGGAACGCGTGGCGGCTGACCGGGACCTATCCGCTGGGGTACGTCAGGTGGCCGCCGATGAGCTCGAGCGGATTCGCAACGGCGGTCCTGTCGATCCTGGCTATCAGCGCGTTCGAGCTGTGGTCGAAGCCGCCGAACGGCGCATGGATTCCCCTGACGTGGATGTCGACGCAGAGGCCGACGCGAAGCGCGCCCGCGACGACGCCGACCGTCTGCGACGGATGCGCGAGAACCGGGCGAGGCGAGCTGCTGCTGCAGCGAACGCCAAGCGGTCCGTGAAGTCGTTCGCGATGGTCTGGCGAGAAATGGACGGCTGGTCCAAGCACTACGACGTCCACCAAGTCGCCACAGAGCTGTCTGCCGAGGACTGGGCGACGTTCAACCAGGTCCTGGAAGAGACGACGACCTTTGCACGAACGGTCGAAGCAGAGCGCGCACTCGCGCCGGCCTGA
- a CDS encoding bifunctional DNA primase/polymerase — translation MDHSTDTTRWSPQLVRDLAAPDASLASAALELAAHGIPVFPCAPGEKRPLTTHGFHDATAEPGTVSRWWSAWPTANLGIPTGAASGVDVVDVDVHSGGSGFAAFEKAQHAGLVSDWAWQVRTPSGGLHAYFLRWHGQEHRSWQLPGHHLDFRGDGGYVIAPPSRVVVADGSERGYGLVALASHQPRSIDGTALRNFLDPPRRHAPPPDLPSASARPEKLADWVASRPEGDRNGGLFWAACRMAESNYPFQTAAGVLGVAAQQAGLSDREAAATIRSAYRIATRLGPANLAGPTRAVEAVTL, via the coding sequence ATGGACCACTCAACCGACACCACGCGCTGGTCGCCTCAGCTCGTCCGCGACCTCGCCGCGCCGGACGCGTCGCTGGCGTCGGCAGCGCTTGAACTCGCTGCTCACGGCATCCCGGTATTTCCTTGCGCACCGGGCGAGAAGCGTCCCCTGACGACTCACGGATTCCACGACGCCACCGCCGAACCGGGCACCGTGTCCCGATGGTGGTCGGCGTGGCCGACGGCAAACCTCGGGATCCCCACCGGCGCTGCGTCCGGCGTCGATGTCGTAGACGTCGACGTCCACTCTGGCGGCTCGGGCTTCGCCGCCTTCGAGAAGGCACAACACGCCGGCCTCGTCTCTGACTGGGCGTGGCAGGTCAGAACGCCGTCGGGCGGCCTCCACGCCTACTTCCTGCGTTGGCACGGCCAGGAGCACCGATCATGGCAACTGCCTGGGCATCACCTCGATTTCCGAGGAGACGGTGGGTACGTCATCGCCCCGCCCTCGCGAGTTGTCGTAGCCGACGGCAGCGAGCGCGGGTACGGACTGGTCGCTCTCGCCTCCCATCAGCCTCGCTCCATCGATGGCACAGCGCTGCGGAACTTCCTCGATCCACCTCGACGACACGCCCCGCCACCTGACCTTCCCAGCGCGAGTGCCCGTCCGGAAAAGCTCGCGGACTGGGTCGCGAGCCGCCCAGAGGGCGATCGCAACGGCGGCCTGTTCTGGGCAGCGTGCCGCATGGCCGAGTCCAACTATCCGTTCCAGACGGCGGCTGGCGTTCTGGGCGTGGCCGCACAGCAGGCCGGACTGTCCGATCGGGAGGCCGCCGCGACCATCCGTTCGGCGTACCGGATCGCGACGAGACTCGGGCCGGCGAACCTAGCGGGCCCTACCCGAGCGGTTGAGGCGGTGACGTTGTGA
- a CDS encoding hemophore-related protein yields the protein MARILIEGGVEIAKPIVANWWTVTAVPAMKSRWEGLQASRTRRKAIKAKEATAVLVAEIVDADALTQEVVTAEGENLTMTSEQYEQLVHALAAADEVRAMLRDAIEHADIVDGEPTALAQLQELRALPSDERAKRIGDYFIANPTILEDLGRSLMEHRPLQLVHPAERRDAALLSPTVVHSARNGDQSREDEEHPMA from the coding sequence GTGGCGCGCATCCTCATCGAGGGCGGCGTCGAGATCGCGAAGCCGATCGTCGCCAACTGGTGGACTGTCACCGCAGTTCCGGCGATGAAGTCCAGGTGGGAAGGCCTCCAGGCCTCGCGTACGCGGCGCAAAGCAATCAAGGCCAAGGAGGCCACCGCTGTCCTCGTTGCAGAGATCGTCGACGCTGATGCGCTGACGCAGGAAGTGGTCACGGCTGAAGGTGAAAACCTCACCATGACAAGCGAGCAATACGAGCAACTCGTCCACGCGTTGGCTGCCGCCGACGAGGTTCGTGCGATGCTCCGGGACGCCATCGAGCACGCAGATATCGTTGATGGAGAACCGACCGCGCTCGCGCAACTTCAGGAGCTTCGGGCGCTGCCTTCCGATGAGCGCGCGAAGCGCATTGGTGACTACTTCATCGCGAACCCAACCATTCTCGAAGACCTCGGTCGAAGCCTGATGGAGCACCGGCCCCTACAGCTCGTCCATCCGGCTGAGAGGCGCGACGCGGCGCTTCTCAGCCCGACGGTTGTGCATTCCGCTCGGAATGGAGACCAGTCGCGGGAAGATGAGGAGCACCCAATGGCGTGA
- a CDS encoding LysM peptidoglycan-binding domain-containing protein: MTTLGQRIRGLFACLALLGLVVAFPAVLIAIGFAPWDPDPGELRRMLARPDDGSLAFAAFATVGWGAWAVVTGPVLLAAVSEVRRVPVPALPGLAMPQQFAAQLVGAAALLFVAGPTIVAALPSPPAHAVAAVAPESPNWMGADAVPAASAPPASDETNLNSENPQTRPYTVARGDSLWRIAERLFGDGARFTELVDLNRDVLNGRPDFITPGTVLRVPIVESRESETVVVQPGDTLSEIAEQELGDGARYPEIFEASRATAQPDGAHLEDPDLIRPGWELTIPQTADPAQPHDDEATVAPPPTTEPPLAEQPEVEVPTPQAEPTQPAAELATPVGNADDPAAEGPPAWLLPGVAGGGLLAGAVLLAVRAHRRTQLRYRRPGQTLAPNPPELIKVDKTATAYGDRSAYDIEGLDAALNNIAAQSRDMDTPLPALTSVSLSRGVATFHFAERVELSAPWKGEEQRWQVELRTVVVDDDVLSPYPMLVSVGRDDGGVLWLVNLEPLGSIALTGDGDHALAFARHAAAELALNPWSVLVQTDTFGIGEELGDLDTLRLRTHDTDDAAVRSVTAEIQTASRRQGDEPDPWQVVIATNVDLAAVIDDARAQSIGRFGVAVVTVAAAPPEDTAVFEFTPAGRLTTPTIGIDVAAAGLTAEEATLCAAIVDVTRVTPTTDIPNFAQAADGWRSVTDQAGALRTEFTRPRLVGATGSTSLLPEPTDAYVDVAAATEDDINELAPNAIDEAAEALADLDPTLDEDVAAWFDDDSRLPRLTLLGPVRVAAHGKLVEQIVKRRPYYSELLAFVALHPEGVMSRTIAEAFHIGQPRARTDVGHLREWLGKDPRTGEWHIPKQGDHPETEWHGYQVDDLLVDVDLFRRLRARGQARGADGIADLVQALHLVSGKPFDQLRDQGWSWLLDGERLQDLIPCAIVDTAHIVVLDALQRNDLSLARESAEIACTAAPYDEVSRLDLAKVLEAQGHVGAAEETLREDIFDRRDDYEPPVDLPTRTKEIVKNNGWGQRRISPTPKSPRRPAS; encoded by the coding sequence ATGACGACACTCGGCCAACGGATCCGCGGGCTGTTCGCCTGCCTTGCCCTGCTCGGGCTTGTCGTGGCGTTCCCGGCCGTCCTCATCGCCATCGGCTTCGCACCGTGGGATCCCGATCCCGGCGAGCTCCGGCGAATGCTCGCCCGACCAGATGACGGCAGTCTCGCGTTTGCCGCCTTCGCCACCGTGGGCTGGGGCGCCTGGGCGGTTGTGACGGGACCGGTCCTGTTGGCAGCCGTCTCGGAGGTACGCCGTGTACCGGTGCCAGCGCTCCCCGGACTCGCGATGCCCCAACAGTTCGCAGCCCAGCTGGTCGGCGCTGCCGCCCTGCTCTTCGTGGCCGGTCCGACCATCGTGGCCGCTCTGCCTAGTCCGCCTGCGCACGCCGTCGCCGCTGTGGCGCCTGAGTCGCCTAATTGGATGGGGGCCGACGCGGTCCCGGCAGCGTCAGCCCCGCCCGCGTCTGACGAAACGAACTTGAACTCGGAGAACCCCCAGACACGCCCGTACACGGTCGCCCGGGGCGACAGTCTGTGGCGGATCGCCGAGCGGCTGTTCGGGGACGGCGCTCGCTTCACCGAACTCGTCGACCTCAACAGAGACGTCCTCAACGGGCGCCCCGACTTCATCACGCCAGGAACTGTCCTTCGCGTGCCCATCGTCGAGTCGAGGGAATCCGAGACCGTCGTGGTTCAGCCCGGCGACACCCTGTCGGAGATCGCTGAGCAGGAGCTCGGCGACGGCGCTCGGTATCCGGAGATCTTCGAGGCATCGCGCGCTACCGCGCAGCCCGACGGCGCGCATTTGGAGGATCCCGACCTGATTCGCCCCGGCTGGGAGCTGACGATTCCGCAAACGGCCGACCCGGCTCAGCCTCATGACGATGAGGCCACGGTCGCGCCGCCTCCAACCACAGAGCCGCCGCTTGCTGAGCAGCCCGAGGTTGAAGTCCCGACACCTCAGGCTGAGCCGACACAACCCGCCGCCGAGCTGGCCACACCCGTGGGCAATGCGGACGACCCGGCGGCAGAGGGCCCGCCCGCCTGGCTGCTGCCGGGAGTGGCCGGTGGCGGGCTCCTCGCCGGTGCCGTTCTCCTGGCGGTGCGCGCCCATCGCCGCACCCAACTCCGTTACCGCCGGCCGGGTCAGACCCTTGCCCCCAATCCGCCCGAGCTGATCAAGGTCGACAAAACCGCGACTGCTTACGGCGACCGATCGGCCTACGACATCGAAGGGCTCGACGCCGCGCTCAACAACATCGCTGCTCAGTCGCGCGACATGGACACGCCACTCCCGGCCCTGACATCCGTCTCGCTATCTCGGGGGGTCGCGACGTTCCACTTCGCCGAACGCGTGGAGCTATCGGCTCCGTGGAAGGGCGAGGAGCAGCGCTGGCAGGTCGAGCTCCGCACAGTTGTCGTGGACGACGACGTGCTGTCTCCGTACCCCATGCTCGTCAGCGTCGGTCGTGACGACGGCGGAGTCTTGTGGTTGGTGAACCTCGAGCCGCTGGGCTCAATCGCTCTGACTGGCGACGGCGATCATGCGCTAGCGTTCGCGCGGCATGCTGCCGCCGAGTTGGCCCTGAACCCATGGTCGGTACTCGTGCAGACCGATACCTTCGGCATCGGCGAGGAACTAGGCGACCTGGACACGTTGCGGCTGCGTACTCACGACACCGACGACGCTGCCGTCCGCTCGGTGACGGCCGAGATCCAGACTGCGAGCCGACGGCAGGGCGACGAGCCCGATCCGTGGCAGGTGGTCATCGCCACCAACGTCGACCTGGCCGCTGTCATCGATGACGCCCGGGCACAGTCGATAGGGCGATTCGGGGTTGCAGTCGTCACCGTGGCCGCAGCGCCGCCGGAGGATACAGCTGTCTTCGAGTTCACCCCGGCGGGACGCCTCACGACGCCGACCATCGGGATCGACGTTGCCGCTGCTGGGCTGACGGCCGAGGAAGCAACGCTCTGCGCCGCCATCGTCGACGTCACGCGAGTGACGCCGACCACCGACATCCCGAACTTCGCGCAAGCCGCCGATGGCTGGCGGTCGGTCACCGATCAGGCCGGAGCACTGCGCACCGAGTTCACACGTCCGCGCCTCGTCGGCGCGACCGGCTCCACGTCACTGCTCCCAGAGCCAACCGATGCCTACGTGGACGTAGCGGCGGCGACGGAGGACGACATCAACGAGCTTGCGCCCAACGCTATCGATGAAGCTGCTGAGGCTCTCGCTGACCTCGACCCAACGCTGGACGAGGACGTCGCGGCATGGTTCGACGATGACTCACGGCTTCCCCGGCTCACGCTCCTCGGCCCGGTTCGGGTCGCGGCCCACGGCAAGCTGGTCGAGCAGATCGTCAAGCGCCGGCCGTACTACTCAGAACTGCTCGCCTTCGTGGCTCTCCACCCCGAGGGTGTGATGTCACGAACGATCGCCGAGGCGTTCCACATCGGCCAACCTCGCGCCCGAACGGACGTAGGCCACCTGCGCGAGTGGCTCGGGAAGGATCCGCGCACCGGCGAGTGGCACATCCCGAAGCAAGGCGACCACCCGGAGACGGAATGGCACGGCTATCAGGTCGACGACCTGCTCGTCGATGTCGACCTCTTCCGGCGCCTTCGTGCGCGGGGGCAAGCCCGCGGCGCAGACGGGATCGCCGATCTCGTCCAGGCGCTGCACCTCGTCAGCGGCAAGCCGTTCGATCAGTTGCGCGACCAGGGCTGGAGCTGGCTGCTCGACGGGGAGCGCCTGCAGGACCTGATCCCGTGCGCAATCGTCGACACCGCACACATTGTTGTTCTCGACGCGCTCCAGCGCAATGATCTCAGCCTCGCCCGGGAGTCAGCGGAGATCGCATGCACGGCCGCGCCGTACGACGAAGTCAGTCGGCTGGATCTCGCCAAGGTGCTGGAAGCCCAGGGTCATGTTGGTGCGGCCGAAGAGACGCTGCGCGAGGACATCTTCGATCGGCGCGACGACTACGAACCTCCTGTCGATCTGCCCACGCGCACCAAGGAGATCGTGAAGAACAACGGCTGGGGACAGCGCAGGATCTCGCCGACGCCGAAGTCGCCGAGACGACCGGCGTCCTAG
- a CDS encoding pilus assembly protein TadG-related protein, translating to MTRRVRDERGSISVWLVTASFVMIMLVGLAVDLGGQVHAQQRAHDIAAQAARAGGQRIQAPAAIEGRSVDVDLAAARTAAKEYLAAAHVEGTVEITGGDTVTVTVTDHYDPQFLGAIGFSNLTVTGEASARVVRTIGGTEQ from the coding sequence ATGACCCGCCGCGTGCGTGACGAGCGCGGCTCGATCAGCGTCTGGCTGGTCACCGCAAGTTTCGTGATGATCATGCTTGTCGGTCTCGCCGTCGACCTCGGTGGTCAAGTGCATGCTCAGCAGCGAGCCCACGACATCGCGGCCCAGGCCGCCCGCGCCGGAGGGCAGAGGATTCAGGCGCCGGCCGCGATCGAGGGCCGCTCGGTTGACGTTGATCTGGCCGCTGCACGGACCGCCGCCAAGGAGTACCTCGCGGCTGCTCACGTCGAAGGGACGGTCGAGATCACCGGCGGCGACACGGTCACCGTGACAGTGACCGACCACTACGACCCCCAGTTCCTCGGGGCCATCGGCTTCTCGAACCTGACCGTCACCGGCGAGGCATCCGCTCGGGTCGTACGAACCATTGGAGGCACGGAGCAATGA
- a CDS encoding TadE/TadG family type IV pilus assembly protein, with product MSGRDERGSAAVEAVIGVPAFALFVGLIIFGGRTAMTHGAVESAAADGARTASIARTSQEARSGAEEAARASLANQDIDCITVQVSIDSSDFAKPVGTPGSVQVTVSCRLNLGDLAVPGVPGSRTVTATVTSPLDSFRERS from the coding sequence GTGAGCGGCCGGGACGAGCGAGGTTCTGCCGCCGTCGAGGCAGTGATTGGCGTGCCTGCCTTCGCTCTGTTCGTCGGCCTGATCATCTTCGGCGGGCGCACTGCGATGACTCACGGAGCGGTCGAATCCGCCGCCGCCGACGGTGCGCGAACTGCCTCGATCGCACGAACCAGCCAGGAGGCACGCTCCGGCGCCGAGGAAGCAGCGCGGGCCAGCCTGGCGAACCAAGACATCGATTGCATCACCGTCCAGGTCTCGATCGACTCATCCGACTTTGCGAAGCCCGTCGGAACCCCCGGGTCCGTCCAGGTCACCGTCTCTTGTCGTCTCAACCTCGGAGATTTGGCCGTTCCCGGCGTCCCCGGATCGCGGACCGTGACGGCCACGGTTACCTCGCCGCTTGACTCGTTCAGGGAGCGGTCATGA
- a CDS encoding TadE/TadG family type IV pilus assembly protein, giving the protein MSIQLVILLPALFAVMFLGMQAALFYHARSVAIAAAQEGARAASAESGTQSDGVAAADAFVSDAGGDDVLSGVSVTADRTATTVTVTVIGNSLSVIPGWTPRIEQSASLPTERITAP; this is encoded by the coding sequence GTGTCGATCCAGCTCGTGATCCTGCTGCCTGCGTTGTTCGCGGTGATGTTCCTGGGGATGCAGGCCGCGTTGTTCTACCACGCCCGAAGCGTGGCGATTGCCGCCGCGCAGGAGGGTGCTCGTGCGGCAAGTGCGGAGTCTGGAACGCAGTCGGACGGCGTCGCTGCCGCCGACGCGTTCGTCTCCGACGCTGGAGGCGACGACGTCTTGTCGGGCGTTAGCGTGACGGCTGATCGGACGGCTACGACAGTCACCGTGACGGTGATAGGGAACAGTCTGAGCGTCATTCCGGGCTGGACGCCGCGAATCGAGCAGTCGGCTTCGCTTCCGACTGAGAGGATCACGGCGCCGTGA
- a CDS encoding type II secretion system F family protein: MTPGLLTALASGALVSFGLALLVIRIMPTEPDLADALSRLAPGNPRRPAGPSNVAPQGKERIGLWAIKSLPAGLWVRTPTRELAVLRISVAQFYGDKIVFAFLGLLIPPLLSLFFNLLGLGLPITLSGAASVGLAAVMFFVPNYNVIDDAKKARIEFARALGAYIDLVALERNNGSGVRQAMEAAALVGDSWVFTRLSEELTRSRWSGQPPWDALHTLADELGLPELDDFADIMRLSGEEGSSVYSHLRARSAAMRTAMLNDEVAEANAVGERMTIPGSLLGVVFMALLVAPSLLRMFSNT, translated from the coding sequence ATGACTCCCGGTCTCCTGACAGCCCTCGCCAGCGGCGCTCTCGTCTCGTTCGGACTGGCACTTCTCGTCATCCGCATCATGCCGACAGAGCCGGACCTCGCCGACGCACTCAGTCGGCTCGCGCCCGGGAACCCTCGCCGGCCCGCGGGGCCATCGAACGTCGCACCGCAGGGCAAGGAACGGATTGGGCTGTGGGCCATCAAGTCGCTCCCTGCAGGCCTCTGGGTGCGCACGCCAACTCGCGAGCTTGCGGTGCTCCGCATCTCGGTGGCGCAGTTCTACGGCGACAAGATCGTCTTCGCGTTCCTCGGCCTACTGATTCCGCCCCTGCTGTCCCTGTTCTTCAACCTTCTCGGATTGGGGCTCCCGATCACCCTGTCTGGCGCAGCGTCGGTCGGCCTCGCCGCAGTGATGTTCTTCGTGCCCAACTACAACGTGATCGACGACGCCAAGAAGGCTCGAATCGAGTTCGCGCGTGCCTTGGGCGCCTACATCGATCTCGTGGCTCTGGAGCGCAACAACGGTTCGGGCGTCCGGCAAGCGATGGAGGCCGCGGCACTTGTTGGCGACTCGTGGGTGTTCACCCGACTGTCGGAGGAACTGACCCGATCCCGGTGGTCGGGTCAGCCTCCGTGGGACGCGCTCCACACCCTTGCGGACGAGCTCGGCCTCCCGGAACTCGACGACTTCGCAGACATCATGCGGCTCTCCGGAGAGGAAGGCTCCAGCGTGTACAGCCACTTGCGTGCCCGGTCGGCCGCCATGCGAACGGCAATGCTCAACGACGAGGTCGCCGAGGCCAATGCCGTCGGCGAGCGGATGACCATCCCCGGATCCCTGCTCGGCGTCGTGTTCATGGCGCTGCTCGTCGCACCGTCCCTGCTCCGGATGTTCAGCAACACCTAA
- a CDS encoding type II secretion system F family protein, with protein MIVLVPALAGALIVGGVIALVVGLTPSEVVQRPPRKRHLKPLPRQTQWLLAAGAITGLIAVMVTGWAMALLLVPIAFVGLPALLSSGPAQTRIGRLEAMEEWTRSLAGVLTVGVGLEQALVATLRSTPAAIAPEVTRLVARLRARWSTEQALRAFADELDDSTGDLVAANLILGARRRGAGLASVLDGLAESVAADVRARRQVEADRAKPRATARWVTIISASVLVVLAVSGTYVEPYRSPFGQVILVGLLAAYISLLVWMKRMAIGRELPRFLGARIARTGDAA; from the coding sequence ATGATCGTCCTCGTCCCGGCTCTCGCAGGTGCGTTGATCGTCGGCGGAGTGATCGCACTCGTCGTCGGCCTGACGCCGTCAGAAGTCGTGCAACGACCGCCACGCAAACGCCACTTGAAGCCGCTACCGAGGCAGACCCAATGGCTTCTGGCCGCAGGAGCCATCACCGGACTGATCGCTGTCATGGTGACGGGCTGGGCGATGGCGCTCTTGCTCGTCCCGATCGCATTCGTCGGCCTTCCCGCTCTGCTGTCGTCTGGCCCAGCTCAGACGCGGATCGGGCGACTCGAAGCGATGGAGGAATGGACCCGGTCGCTCGCGGGCGTCCTCACGGTCGGTGTCGGACTTGAGCAGGCGTTGGTCGCAACGCTGCGATCCACTCCCGCTGCAATCGCGCCCGAGGTGACACGGCTCGTGGCACGGCTCCGGGCGCGTTGGTCGACAGAACAGGCTCTCCGCGCTTTCGCCGACGAACTGGACGACTCCACCGGGGACCTCGTTGCCGCCAACCTGATCCTCGGCGCTCGACGTCGCGGGGCGGGCCTGGCCAGCGTGCTCGACGGCCTCGCGGAGTCGGTGGCAGCTGACGTCCGCGCTCGGCGGCAGGTCGAGGCCGATCGAGCCAAGCCCCGTGCGACAGCGCGGTGGGTGACGATCATCAGCGCCAGCGTCCTCGTCGTGCTCGCAGTATCCGGGACGTACGTTGAGCCGTACCGAAGCCCGTTTGGCCAGGTGATTCTCGTCGGACTTCTTGCGGCGTACATCAGTTTGCTCGTGTGGATGAAACGGATGGCGATCGGCCGGGAGTTGCCCAGATTCCTCGGAGCTCGGATCGCTCGGACGGGTGATGCGGCATGA